In Flavobacterium sp. 83, the genomic window AAATGCGTATCGCAAATAGGGAAGTGGACATTAAAAAAACAGCGTTAAAAATAGTCAAAGGAAGCTATTATCCTAAAGTGAGTTTCTTTGGGAATTATAATCTGAAATATCCTGATTATATGTTATTTACGCTGAATCGTCCGTATCTCTATACTATAGGGCAAATAGGAGTGGAGGCTAGTTATAATTTATCGGGTTTGTATAAAAATAAAGCCAAAGTTCAGGTTGCCAATTTAAAAGTAGAATTGCAAGAAAATGAATCTGAACTTGTAAAAAATGAGATGGTGGATAAAGTATTTAGAAATCATACCCAATATCAGGAAATACTGGACAAGTTACCGGTTACGGAAAAAGCACTGGATTTAGCCAATGAGAATTACCGTATTGTAAAAGTAAAATACTTGAATCAGCTGGTCTTAATTACGGAAATGGTTGATGCGGATAATGCGTTGCTTCAGGCAAAATTCAACAAAGTTTCCACTAGAATTGATGTCGTTATGAAACAGTATGAATTGCTTCATACAGCAGGATTACTCAACAAATAATAATTTCAATTTAATATAATTTAGTTTCAAATTTATATGGTAAAAGTTCATAATTCATCAAGAGCGCATCGATCATTTCATAGATTAATCACCGTAATTGCCAGTCTGCTGGTTCTCGGCGGAATTGTTTTAGGGATTTGGTTTTATATTTTTAATAAAAATCACGAAGAAACTAATGATGCTCAGGTGGATCAGTATGTAACGCCAATTATGGCTCGAATTACGGGTTATGTTACCGAAGTGCGCTATAATGAAAATCAATTTGTTCACAAAGGGGACACATTGCTGATAATTGACAATAGGGAATATAAAGCACATTTAGACATGGCATTGGCTGATGTTGAAAATGCAAAAAGTAATAGTATTGTGATAGCAAAAAATGTCGCAACAACTTCTAATACAACTTCAGTTAGACAGGCACAATTAGAAGCTGCAAAAACGGAAGTTTGGAAAACCAAACTGGAATACAATCGCTATAAAGGATTGGTAAGTCAGGAAGCGGCCACTGAGCAGCAGCTTGAAAAAGTAAAAGCCGATTACGAGTTGGCGCAGGCACATTATCAGGAAATTGCCAACACAATTCAATCAGCAGTATTGAACACCTCAGAAGCTTCGGCTAAAATTCCAACAGCTCAGACAGTAATTCAATCCAAACAAGCGATTGCTGATAATGCGACTTTGTTTCTTTCTTACACCGTAATTACGGCGCCTTATGATGGCTGGGTGGGTAAAAAAATGATGCAACCAGGACAGATGATAAAAGAAGGACAAACCTTAGTTTCTATTGTGAGCAAGGAAAAGTGGATTACCGCTAATTTTAAGGAAACGCAGCTGCAATATTTATCTATTGGACAAGAAGTGGAGCTAAAGGCAGATGCAATAAGCGGAAGAGATTTTGTGGGAATAATTGAATCTTTGTCGCCAGCCAGTGGGGCTCGTTTTTCATTATTGCCTCCTGATAACGCAACGGGTAATTTTATAAAAATAGAACAACGAATTCCAGTTAGAATAAAATTAAAAGAAAATAATGCACAAACGGACTTTCTTAGAGCCGGTATGAATGTTACCGTTATCGCCGAACACAAATAATCAGATGTCAGAAGTAAGTGTTTTTAAATCTTGGGTTCCCAATTGGGCTATTATTGCAATTATCTTTTTCTGCATGCTGCATTCCATGGTTTTATTGGGAGTATATACTTCTAATGTGACCTATGCGGCAAGTTTTTTGGATGTAGAAGTAGAAGATTTGCAGTTTTCCATGTGTGTTACTTATGGAACTTTTTTAGCTACTATTCTTATCGAAAGTCGGTTTTTTAAGTTTTTTCCAACCAAGAAATATTTTCTGGTTATTTATGGCTTAGCTGCGCTAACATTTATACTCACGGCTTACACCCAAAATTTTTCTTTGTTTATTATGTTACGAATGGCCGAAGGAATCTTGATGGCATTGCCAGTTTTACCTTTGCGACAGTTTTTGATTGCTCGGTTTAAGTCTAAAAATGCTGTAATTATCGCTTTTACGCTTAATTATGGTGCTTTGATGCTGGCTTCTCCTTTTATAATGAATATTGCGGTTTGGTTACTAGAGAATTACGATTGGAAATATATGGCGTATGGTTCCGCTTTTTTCCAAATTGTGTGTGTAGCCTTGGTCATGATTACCTTCAATAACAATCGTTTTCATAAAAAAATTCCGTTGTATCAAATCGATTGGGCCAGTTTTATTTTGGTGCTTACCGCTGTTTTGTGTGGCAGTTATTTTGTGGTTTATGGCCAAAAAAAATATTGGTTTGAATCGCCTCAAATTGTTGCAGCACTTATTATTGCACTAATAACAGGAGGTTTTTTTATCGCCCGACAAATGCTGGTGAAGAGACCTACTTTTGATATGCGAGTCTTTCGGTATGCGAATTTACGAACCGGATTGTTGTTGTCAGTGGTTTTTTATATTGCCAGAGCAACATTGAATATTTGTCACAGTACGATGGCTGTAGTTTGGAATTGGGAACCTTCTAGAGTGGCTCATGTGCAATATTTAAATTTAACAGGAAACATAATTGGAATGATTTTGACTGGATTCTTTTTGGCTAAATCAGTTTCTTCCCGCTATATTTTTATAATAGGATTTTCACTTTTGGCAGTATTTCATTTCTGGTTTACTTTGCTTTTTGTGCCGGATGCTTCCTTTTCGGATATTGCGATTCCGTATATGTTGCAAGGTGTGGCTGTTGGAATAATATTTGTTCCGTTGGTCTTATTCACCGTATCTGCTGTTCCTACACATTTTGCTCCGTTTGCTGGAATTGTTGGCGTTGCTGGGCGTTTTTGGGGAAGTATAATGGGTTTTGCGATGATTCAAAACGCAGGATTGTTTTTGCAAAACACCCATTTTACAAAATTCAGACAATTTATCCTTCCCGAAAGTCCGGAAACACAAATACGTGTCGAGCAAATTACCAGAAGTTTTATGGCTAAAGGCTATTCGATAGATGATTCCAATAAATTAGCGATGAAACAAATCATTAGTTCGGTTTCAAAACAATCGGTTTTATTGTCCAATATGGAAATCTTCACCGTTATTGGTTATTTAATGGTTATTGTCGTTATTTTTCTATTGCTTAATCAACATTTAAGACAAACATTTGATGTTTTCAAAAATAGAATTTGGGGGAATTAAAAAATGCTACAGTTTACTAAAACCGTTTAAAAAGTAAAATATCCTATTCTAATTAATTTAAGAATAGGATATTTTATTTATTGGAACAATTAATCTTTGGATTTTTTTAGGATTTGCTGGTTTCTTTTCTGTCCAAACCTCGTTTTCTCAATAGCGGTTCAACACTAGGTTCTGCACCGCGAAAACGTTTATACAAAACCATTGGTTCTTCGGTTCCCCCTTTTTCTAAAATGTTTTTGCGAAATGATTTTGCTTTTTCAGGATTGAATAAGTTGGCTGTTTTGAAAACTTCAAAAGCATCCGTATCCAAAACGCCTGACCAGATATAGCTGTAATATCCAGCCGAATAACCCCCAGAGAAAATATGATTGTAATACGTACTTCTATATCTTGGAATAATAGCTTGTATTAGCCCTATTTCGTTCATTGCATTTTTTTCAAAAGTATTGGCATCTATGGTAATTGTAGACTTTTGAGTGTGATACTTTAAGTCTAAAAAGGAA contains:
- a CDS encoding HlyD family secretion protein; translation: MVKVHNSSRAHRSFHRLITVIASLLVLGGIVLGIWFYIFNKNHEETNDAQVDQYVTPIMARITGYVTEVRYNENQFVHKGDTLLIIDNREYKAHLDMALADVENAKSNSIVIAKNVATTSNTTSVRQAQLEAAKTEVWKTKLEYNRYKGLVSQEAATEQQLEKVKADYELAQAHYQEIANTIQSAVLNTSEASAKIPTAQTVIQSKQAIADNATLFLSYTVITAPYDGWVGKKMMQPGQMIKEGQTLVSIVSKEKWITANFKETQLQYLSIGQEVELKADAISGRDFVGIIESLSPASGARFSLLPPDNATGNFIKIEQRIPVRIKLKENNAQTDFLRAGMNVTVIAEHK
- a CDS encoding MFS transporter; translation: MSEVSVFKSWVPNWAIIAIIFFCMLHSMVLLGVYTSNVTYAASFLDVEVEDLQFSMCVTYGTFLATILIESRFFKFFPTKKYFLVIYGLAALTFILTAYTQNFSLFIMLRMAEGILMALPVLPLRQFLIARFKSKNAVIIAFTLNYGALMLASPFIMNIAVWLLENYDWKYMAYGSAFFQIVCVALVMITFNNNRFHKKIPLYQIDWASFILVLTAVLCGSYFVVYGQKKYWFESPQIVAALIIALITGGFFIARQMLVKRPTFDMRVFRYANLRTGLLLSVVFYIARATLNICHSTMAVVWNWEPSRVAHVQYLNLTGNIIGMILTGFFLAKSVSSRYIFIIGFSLLAVFHFWFTLLFVPDASFSDIAIPYMLQGVAVGIIFVPLVLFTVSAVPTHFAPFAGIVGVAGRFWGSIMGFAMIQNAGLFLQNTHFTKFRQFILPESPETQIRVEQITRSFMAKGYSIDDSNKLAMKQIISSVSKQSVLLSNMEIFTVIGYLMVIVVIFLLLNQHLRQTFDVFKNRIWGN